TAACCCATGACGACAGAAAGAAGAACAGTCGATAACACGGGAATGCTCATTTTTATTGGCAGTATTGTTTATGTTCACGATGATGTTTGTCCATCCCCAGAATTAGAAATTGACAGTTATTGATGGACAGCAAAGGTTAACAACTTTGACACTTGTTTATTTGGTACTTCATAGACTTGCAAAGGTTATCAAAAACGAAGGACTTGTAAATGAAATAAGCGAAACCTATTTGATAAATAAATTTTCACCAGAAGAAGAGAAACTAAAATTAAGACCAACTGACAATAATGATAGAGCTTTAAAATAT
This genomic stretch from Flavobacteriales bacterium harbors:
- a CDS encoding DUF262 domain-containing protein, which translates into the protein MTVIDGQQRLTTLTLVYLVLHRLAKVIKNEGLVNEISETYLINKFSPEEEKLKLRPTDNNDRALKYLLRSDENEEYSDFSKLIDNFNYFKGRLQRNYQKQFSKDFPINVC